One Brevibacterium spongiae DNA segment encodes these proteins:
- the cydC gene encoding thiol reductant ABC exporter subunit CydC translates to MSSPLSILLELRRGRRGFALSVFSALARAVGIVLIAEALVRAIVGHSAPGLWVVLGLLGAVLRGGGLWLDKRLGTTLAAESKRGLRAGILSALLRGRGRPKTTTAVTVTRGIDDLDDYFTTVVPALSAAAVVPIVLLVRIVFSDVLSAVIIALCLPLVPVFMVLIGRYTADSTKETLGALERLSDHLAELAEGLPVLIGLGRSRDHARRLRELGRRYHDANLATLRIAFLSSLALELIATISVALVAVVIGLRLVNGTMDLGSGLFVLLIAPECFTPLRELGAGFHASENGREARGRAQELLAEAEASSVAQQAATAASTTGESVSDHVVYADGTRIEWSRSIDIGPGVTTISGRSGSGKTTVLSALVGSLPADARTTVSPVAAAYVPQAPRMFGTTIGAELELFGLDAEQTRAALTAAGLPLDPSTQTAALSPGQLRRLAIARVRHRLGSGAEILVLDEPTAHLDADNAEIVIELIAEAAATHRVILASHDERVRALADTEIRPRRTVTAVVLDSAVETTDRVDDGTPATSAPDSGSVSGSDGVSGSPQAGEAPSVGEQTSVGDRPDPETWTAALRRRWSILSSSLPLFTPSMLLAAVTACASSLAAIALTAVSAWLIVEASYQPPIMLLMVAIVGVRFFGLSRSILLYVSRLRLHSAIFAALTRLRTSLWEHFETVGMSDRRMLTSDTALRAMVADADDVRDLVPRTLFPPLVSVMVVIGVSITAALLDLGSLPWLLLLAVVNLIIVPAIVIRAESRLARGIRADRNGILSLLTRALNAKDDLAANGAHGRVLGLLDGSEQRLAAKQAASARNYGLAQVWLQLSTFATALVLAVTSETPTEILAVLSLMALGLNEVFASALDAFRRLPGLATALDALPDPRTAGQVRQKQTEKGPAGIEALELDAVTVGWGERPVLDDLHLQARRGSWTVLCGDSGTGKTTSLSVLLRFLDPWSGTYTARDAAGSDHDMLTRSPADLVGQLAWCPQEAHVFRSTVRGNLALAQQAMPDDAQMSAALSAAGLGDWANAEGLERWVGDHGTEISGGQRQRLAVARTLLTGADVIVLDEPTAHLDDETATELIDDLRQNLRDRTVVMVTHDRRLITVDDTVIDLGHRTLENSPV, encoded by the coding sequence GTGAGCTCGCCTCTGTCGATCCTGCTCGAACTGCGCCGCGGTCGGCGCGGGTTCGCGCTCTCGGTGTTCTCCGCCCTCGCACGCGCCGTCGGGATCGTGCTCATCGCCGAGGCGCTGGTGCGAGCCATCGTCGGCCACAGTGCACCCGGACTGTGGGTGGTCCTCGGCCTCCTCGGCGCCGTGCTGCGCGGCGGCGGACTGTGGCTGGACAAGCGGTTGGGCACGACACTGGCAGCCGAATCGAAACGTGGCCTGCGGGCGGGGATCCTCTCCGCCCTGCTGCGCGGGCGCGGCCGACCGAAGACCACGACGGCGGTCACGGTCACCCGCGGGATCGATGACCTCGACGACTACTTCACCACTGTGGTGCCAGCGCTGAGCGCCGCTGCTGTGGTGCCCATCGTCCTGCTCGTGAGGATCGTCTTCAGCGATGTGCTCTCGGCCGTGATCATCGCCCTGTGCCTGCCGTTGGTGCCGGTGTTCATGGTGCTCATCGGAAGGTACACGGCTGATTCGACCAAGGAGACGCTCGGTGCCCTGGAGCGTCTGTCGGACCATCTGGCCGAACTCGCCGAGGGACTGCCCGTGCTCATCGGTCTCGGCCGGTCCCGTGACCATGCGCGTCGTCTGCGCGAACTCGGTCGGCGCTATCACGATGCGAACCTCGCCACCCTGCGCATCGCCTTCCTCTCCAGCCTGGCACTCGAGCTCATCGCCACGATCTCCGTGGCATTGGTCGCCGTCGTCATCGGCCTGCGCCTGGTCAACGGGACGATGGACCTGGGTTCGGGGCTGTTCGTCCTGCTCATCGCCCCGGAATGCTTCACTCCTCTGCGCGAGCTCGGAGCTGGGTTCCATGCCAGCGAGAACGGGCGTGAGGCGCGCGGGCGGGCGCAGGAGCTTCTGGCCGAAGCTGAGGCGAGCAGTGTCGCGCAGCAGGCCGCCACGGCAGCGTCGACCACGGGCGAGTCCGTATCCGACCACGTCGTCTATGCCGACGGCACACGCATCGAATGGTCCCGCAGCATCGACATCGGCCCGGGGGTGACCACGATCAGCGGCCGATCGGGGTCCGGGAAGACCACAGTGCTCAGTGCTCTGGTCGGCAGCCTGCCCGCCGACGCACGCACCACCGTCTCTCCGGTGGCCGCGGCCTATGTGCCGCAGGCCCCGCGAATGTTCGGGACCACCATCGGCGCTGAACTCGAGCTCTTCGGACTCGACGCCGAACAGACGCGAGCCGCTCTCACAGCGGCCGGTCTGCCCCTGGATCCATCCACCCAGACCGCCGCGCTCAGCCCCGGCCAGCTGCGCCGACTGGCGATCGCGCGGGTGCGCCACCGCCTCGGCAGCGGAGCAGAGATCCTCGTGCTCGACGAACCCACCGCGCACCTTGATGCGGACAACGCCGAAATCGTCATCGAGCTGATCGCCGAGGCGGCCGCCACCCACCGAGTCATCCTGGCCAGTCACGACGAACGGGTGCGGGCCCTGGCCGACACCGAGATCCGCCCGCGGAGGACCGTGACCGCAGTCGTGCTCGACAGCGCGGTCGAAACGACTGACCGAGTCGACGACGGAACCCCTGCGACGAGTGCCCCTGACAGCGGGTCCGTCAGCGGATCCGACGGCGTCAGCGGATCCCCGCAGGCCGGAGAAGCCCCATCGGTTGGGGAGCAGACGAGCGTGGGGGACCGACCCGACCCGGAGACATGGACGGCAGCGCTGCGGCGCCGGTGGTCGATCCTCTCCTCAAGCCTGCCGCTGTTCACTCCGTCGATGCTGCTCGCAGCGGTCACTGCCTGTGCTTCGAGCCTGGCCGCCATCGCCCTGACCGCGGTCTCGGCCTGGCTCATCGTCGAGGCCTCCTATCAGCCGCCGATCATGCTGCTCATGGTCGCGATCGTCGGTGTCCGATTCTTCGGCCTCAGCCGCTCGATTCTCCTCTACGTCAGTCGCCTGCGACTGCACTCGGCGATCTTCGCCGCCCTCACCCGGCTCCGCACCTCCCTGTGGGAGCACTTCGAGACTGTGGGCATGAGCGACCGGAGGATGCTGACCTCCGATACCGCACTGCGTGCGATGGTCGCCGACGCCGACGACGTGCGCGATCTCGTTCCCCGCACGCTGTTCCCGCCGCTTGTCTCCGTTATGGTCGTCATCGGCGTGAGCATCACCGCGGCCCTGCTCGATCTCGGTTCGCTGCCGTGGCTGCTCCTGCTCGCCGTCGTCAACCTCATCATCGTCCCGGCGATCGTCATCCGCGCCGAAAGCCGGTTGGCCCGCGGCATCCGTGCCGATCGCAACGGAATACTCTCCCTGCTCACGAGGGCACTGAACGCCAAAGACGATCTGGCCGCCAATGGTGCCCATGGCCGAGTGCTCGGTCTGCTGGACGGTTCGGAGCAGCGCCTTGCCGCGAAGCAGGCGGCCTCGGCACGGAACTACGGACTGGCCCAGGTGTGGCTGCAGCTGAGCACCTTCGCCACCGCTCTTGTCCTCGCGGTCACCTCGGAGACGCCGACGGAGATCCTCGCTGTCCTGTCCCTCATGGCACTCGGGCTCAATGAAGTCTTCGCCTCCGCACTCGACGCCTTCCGCCGGCTGCCGGGGCTGGCCACAGCACTCGATGCCCTGCCCGATCCGCGCACCGCCGGCCAGGTCAGGCAGAAGCAGACCGAGAAGGGGCCGGCAGGCATCGAGGCACTCGAACTCGACGCCGTCACCGTCGGCTGGGGTGAACGGCCAGTGCTCGACGACCTTCACCTGCAGGCCCGACGCGGCAGCTGGACAGTGCTGTGCGGCGACAGCGGCACCGGAAAGACGACGAGTCTGAGCGTCCTGCTGCGTTTTCTCGACCCCTGGTCAGGGACCTACACGGCCCGTGACGCCGCCGGGTCCGACCACGATATGCTCACTCGCTCACCTGCAGACCTCGTCGGGCAGCTGGCCTGGTGCCCTCAGGAGGCCCACGTCTTCCGCTCCACAGTGCGCGGCAACCTGGCCCTGGCCCAGCAGGCCATGCCCGATGACGCGCAGATGAGTGCAGCACTGAGTGCGGCAGGTCTGGGCGATTGGGCGAACGCCGAGGGACTCGAGCGCTGGGTCGGCGACCACGGCACTGAGATCTCCGGAGGTCAGCGACAGCGCCTCGCGGTGGCACGGACCCTGCTCACCGGAGCTGATGTCATCGTCCTCGACGAACCGACAGCCCACCTCGACGATGAGACCGCGACGGAACTCATCGACGACCTGCGGCAGAACCTCCGCGACCGCACCGTCGTCATGGTCACCCACGACCGTCGTCTCATCACGGTCGACGACACAGTCATCGACCTCGGACACCGGACCCTGGAGAACTCACCGGTGTAA
- the cydB gene encoding cytochrome d ubiquinol oxidase subunit II codes for MEILATIWFILIVVLWIGYLFLDGFDLGVGMLMPFMSRTERGKRVLLNSIGPVWDGNEVWLITAAGAMFAAFPHWYASLFSALYIPLTVCLLSLIFRAVSIEYRGKGHTQAWKTFWTWAMALGSTGTAFCIGAMLAITTTGLPLNSYGDIVGGAFAWMSWPALLGGLGGLGFALVHGLVFLGLKTQAEIRERAQRWATRLMLPAAIPFVVWFALSLTQRIWLIVPVLVAVIALIASFFAVRAGAEKRAFVLHGVYMLTGVGSVFAGAYPNVLPSTLDAANSLTVATASSSDYTLTVMLVVTVVILPVIIGYQIFSYRMFLGRIAETHIPEAHRVPVAIRS; via the coding sequence CTCATTGTCGTCCTGTGGATCGGCTACCTGTTCCTCGACGGCTTCGACCTCGGAGTCGGTATGCTCATGCCGTTCATGTCCCGGACCGAACGCGGCAAACGGGTGCTGCTCAACTCGATCGGCCCGGTCTGGGACGGCAACGAGGTGTGGCTGATCACCGCCGCCGGAGCGATGTTCGCCGCCTTCCCGCACTGGTACGCATCACTGTTCTCCGCCCTCTACATTCCGCTGACCGTGTGCCTGCTGTCCCTGATCTTCCGGGCCGTGTCGATCGAATACCGCGGCAAGGGCCACACCCAGGCGTGGAAGACGTTCTGGACGTGGGCGATGGCGCTCGGCTCGACCGGCACAGCGTTCTGCATCGGTGCCATGCTCGCGATCACGACGACCGGGCTGCCGCTCAACAGCTACGGTGACATCGTCGGGGGAGCGTTCGCCTGGATGTCCTGGCCGGCCCTGCTCGGCGGCCTCGGCGGTCTCGGGTTCGCCCTCGTCCACGGACTCGTGTTCCTCGGGCTCAAGACACAGGCTGAGATCCGGGAGCGGGCTCAGCGGTGGGCGACACGTCTGATGCTGCCGGCAGCGATTCCGTTCGTCGTCTGGTTCGCTCTGTCTCTCACCCAGCGCATATGGCTCATCGTGCCCGTGCTCGTCGCCGTCATCGCACTCATCGCCTCGTTCTTCGCAGTGCGTGCCGGAGCCGAGAAGCGCGCCTTCGTCCTCCACGGCGTCTACATGCTCACCGGAGTCGGCTCCGTGTTCGCAGGTGCCTATCCGAACGTGCTGCCCTCGACGCTGGATGCGGCGAACTCGCTGACGGTCGCCACGGCCTCCTCCTCGGACTACACGCTGACGGTCATGCTCGTCGTCACAGTGGTCATCCTCCCGGTGATCATCGGCTACCAGATCTTCAGCTACCGGATGTTCCTCGGCCGGATCGCCGAGACCCACATCCCCGAAGCCCACAGAGTCCCGGTGGCGATCCGGTCGTGA